In one window of Phormidium ambiguum IAM M-71 DNA:
- a CDS encoding class I SAM-dependent methyltransferase, with amino-acid sequence MDKKAIRKEYETYSVQGFYQQFGDEYRNPHELIIKRVIEESVNKWQLNCDRVLDLACGSGEVTLALQSLGVTNIDGIDPYTYNAYYQRTGKLAETYTFEDIATGVLTDRYYSLIVCSFALHLVTESRLPLLLYQLSLIADTMVIITPHKRPQLKAEWGWIFLDEITIERVRTWLFQTP; translated from the coding sequence ATGGATAAAAAAGCGATTAGAAAAGAATATGAAACTTATAGCGTTCAAGGTTTTTATCAACAGTTTGGTGATGAATACAGAAATCCGCATGAATTAATAATTAAGCGAGTTATAGAAGAGTCTGTTAATAAATGGCAACTAAATTGCGATCGCGTTTTAGATTTGGCTTGTGGTAGTGGCGAAGTTACCTTAGCTTTGCAAAGTTTGGGTGTTACTAATATTGATGGGATCGATCCTTATACATATAACGCTTATTATCAACGCACAGGTAAACTAGCAGAAACTTATACTTTTGAGGATATTGCCACTGGAGTATTAACGGATAGATATTACAGTTTAATTGTGTGCAGTTTTGCTTTGCATTTAGTAACTGAATCACGTTTACCTTTACTACTTTATCAATTAAGTTTAATTGCGGATACAATGGTAATTATTACCCCGCACAAACGTCCGCAATTAAAAGCAGAATGGGGTTGGATTTTCTTAGATGAAATTACGATCGAAAGAGTGCGGACTTGGTTGTTTCAAACTCCGTAA